AGCTGCGACCAATGCGACAAGAACGAATCCCTATACCAAGCATTCATCAAGAAGCAACCGGACCGGGAGGTAGCTGCTTTCTGAAAGTGGGCGCTCAAGTTTTTGAAAGGGATACTCAAGGATAATATTGAGTCGAGCTAGATTTAAAGATCCGATTTAGTTCTGTAATAACGAATTCGTGTTTCGTAATGAAAAGAGAGCGCGAACATTGAAAAATTGAAACATCGCAGTGGCGCCATTTGTTGTGAACTCTATTCCCTCTCATACGTGACGTCAGCACTGACTGATTCAAATATAGCGGTATACTAATAGGTCACGTGGAGGTTGCCTCAACTCATCCGTTTTGGCGCGGGTGGTTCAAAGTGACGCACAGCAATGGAACCATCGGCGGCAATTTTATATTGAATTACATAGGAAACGATGACGACTCCTAAGACAAAACTAGCAAACTATCCATCTGTTCCGAATTCATTTCTTTAGCGTCCTTTTAACTGAGACGACGCTCATAGGGCCCCAAGATGTTCACGTCGAATGTGCTGCACGCGCACCATGCAGTTACTAGTAATTGTAACTGTCTAACAAAGGGGATGGCCACAAGTTTACAGTAAATATGCACAGTCCATTGCTAAGCACATAGACAGGAAAGCGATCTTTTCCGGGTGTTTGTATCGCATGTTCTATTTCTATGGCGCAAAAAATTGATATCGTTCTCAAGAAATTTGTGGCCGGCATGAGCAGCGGGAAGGACTAAATTGGTCCAGTCCAGCACCGTACAGCATTCTCACATATTTCGCGCTTTAACGCTATTGGTGAGAACGCCGGAACGTAGAATATGAAGAAAGTAAATTCTTGCTTCTTTCGAGACTTGAAGTACAGAGCAACAGATTGGGGGAATCCTCTTGCAATCTGAGAGCAGTAGCATGTGAACAGCAACTAAATGGCAGCACGCACACGTCATTCTCGAACCTGTACTTTTGACCATCATTAACTATATCAAATGATACAAGAAGACAGAAGTTAACTGTTGTTTGCACTGCTAGTATAGCAGTTCATACTTATTCTGCATTTAGACCATTGGCTAACGATTTCGCAATCTGGCTACAGCAatgacatgttttctttttttttgagagagagagagagaaactgtgGGCGATTATATGATAGTCACGATGTGCTATGTAGTTAAAAAAACATACGAAAACGTGTTTTTAGGTGGCAAGAATGTTCACATTAAGAACGAATACTTAAAACACGTACTATAGACGCACCTTTTTTGCTCGAGATAGTGAACTCTGCTTTTTGAACCTGCTTACTTTGTTCGATGCTTGGACCTGCCCATTATTGTGACTTTAGCAAGAAAGTAGGCAATGTTGAGAGCACTCACTCTGTGACTCCAAGCGAGTACAACTGTTACAGTGCACATGCCATGAATTCGTAGGCACATGTTTTGTGGAATAAACAAGTATAAGCAAGCTTTCTGTATCTCCGCAGGTTATCGAGATCACGGACGAGCTGCAGTATGGCTCCACTCAAATACTCAACTTCTTGCTTCGCGTGAGCAGTGATAGCGACAATGACAGCGCCACAATCCGCGTGCGCGTTCCCGGAGATCAGGACGACATGGTGCGAAACATCCTCAGTGTTTCGCGCTGGCGGCCGGTGCTTAGTACTCATACCACCTGGCACTGGCGACGCTGTTAAGTGGCAGCCAGTTTTTTTTACGGCACTATAAGTAGTTGTGAGCTGACAACTGGGCTATTGCTGGAACATCAAGCTCgaataaaatgtgaaaaaaaaaacagaaatgtcGCCATTAGTTGCATTTCAACGCCATGGGCAAAGGACACGACGGCTCAACCGCTACTCTGCAAAAGCACTGAATTATTCGCAAGAAATGACATTACTATAAGCTCACGCTCCTAGTTATGCAAACTAGTTTTCATGCGTCACATAGAAGGCGAGCGCGTTAGGGTGCGAATGCCTATTTGGCTAGAGAACAGCCACGATGCAACACCCACGGTCACGGAATCCCGACGAGGTTTACAAAAacagcttcaatttttttttaattactgcgAACGGGAATTTATTTACCTGTTTACGACGTGCTTCATAGATGGCGCTGTCCTGCCCTTGCTCTGAGTTCGGCGTTCTGAGCAGCGAGGACCTGGTGGTGGAGGCCCGGCCACAGCGCACGAAGTTGTGGAACACCAGCTACCCTCTGGTCACGTGGCAAATACGCGGACCCACGGCTCAGGATGCAGGCGTGCACCGCGTGCCACCAGGCTGCCTCGTCGAGCAGCGCGGGGCCGTGCTGCTGATGCCAGCCGGGTACATCACCAGGTCCGGACCCCACAAGTGAGCTCACTTGACCAAAAATCATTGTTGCTGATGAGATTTGTACTGAAATTCGCCTTCCTTTGAGCGCTGCGCTAAACTCAATCATGGGCTGTACTTTCCGCGGCAATGAATAAAGGAACGCGGGCGCGCGGAGGCAAAGAACGCGCAAGTAAGAGTGCTCCCCAAAAATAAAGTCCCACGTTCTCATCCGGGTGACCTTATGGcggagaagaggaagagaagacAAACAACTTGTTTGCAACGACAAAATAAGGTGAAAAGATCACTGAATGTTAGATTTGACTTATCCTTCTGCCTGTCTGTTTTGTTTCTGGGCAAAGTCGAAACCACCACACGTTCAAGATACGCAGATTACGCGGAAGATGCGCTATTCCGATGAAGTTAAAGCGTTGTCAAACGTTGCCAGAATGCTTGTCGCAGATATGCAATTTCGGTAGCTCATCTGCACTGGTAGTTCTAAGGTAAATAAATAGATGACACAAAGTTGTCGGCGAGTGTAGCAGACGTCTATCTATACGTCAGGCATTTAACGTTGCTAGCGCCTTTAGTAGGCCTTAGTAGTTTCGTCCAGTTTTGTCACCTTCGATTCATTGACGCCTCCCTGTTGGCTGTATACCTATACTGAGAATGGTCATACAACACCACAAAACAACTTATTACACCATGCACAGCACACAATCACGGTTCCACCATAATTGTAAACTTGAGGGTGTTTCCAACAGAAAAAAATTGTATTGAATCGAATAACTTTAGATTCCAGCGCCTTGTGGCACCGTAACACCATCGTACTGTACTGTAAAAAATATTTTACTCAAGCTGCTTCTCCCTCTCACGCTCGCTGCCACGATCGCAGTTATTTTACATTTAGGGAAATATCGCTCTTATTGAATAATGGAAATACAACTGCTGTTGCTTGAGGTGTAAATGTGTACGTGCTTGCAGCATAATAGCGCGAGTGATATGGATTGCTACGAATAGATGGTGCATGTATCGTGAGGAAGTAGCTTAGGAATGGTGGGACTGGCTAGAATCACCTCCAGCCATATAACCTCGGTGACGGATCCGGTACATGATAGTATTAGAACATGTGAGCGTTTCAATTGTCTTACAGGTTGTCATATGCAAGACAACCTACATCAAAAAACACAAAATGGTGACATCCACAGAGTTCTTTTCAAGTAAACATGCCTTGCAGTCTTACCGACTACAATTTGAAAATTTCAATGTGTTCCGTAATATAATAAGATAAACATATTACTGGACAAtgttgttaattagttgattactTATTTTGATTTAtcgcgcaagtaatgtccacctcttcgaatgtACCAGCTCAAGCACGtcaattgtgctatctaccacaggcaatCATTGAAATTCTTTAACTTCCTCACAGAAATATCTGGCACTATAACAAGTGATTGAAGAGTCAGCATCAATAGGTCATGCACACGGATGCACAGTCAATTGGAAAATGCTCAAACTAAGTACAAAAACAAGTACAACAGTTGCTCAGGTCCTTTCCGAGCAAACAAACTCAACAACAATGACCTGGCACCCTGTCAACTGAGCGCGCATGCATATAATGCGCATGCCATGCGGGAGGTAAGGGCCTCAGTTACACGGGGTGAGCATGTGAAACAAGAGCGAAAGATTGACAATAATTGCAGAAGTTATCCGATACTTTGCAAGCTATACGAGTCAATATTCGATTTAGTTTTAACGTGTCACTGCAGCATCACGGCGAGCGCTTGGAACCAGAGGCCCCAGGCGGAGGTCCATTTCGTTCTCACGCACGAGCTTTTCGAGGGCCAGGGTTTGAGGGAGCAGAGTGACCTCCCACCAACGAAAGGTCACTGCCAGGTGAATCCGAAGAAAGGCGTAGCTGTGAAGACCACCTTCCACGTCAGTTGCACAGGCTTCGCAGATCCCGAGGGAGCCTCCCTCAGCTACGGCTTCTACTTCTGCAGCCACGCACCCAACAGGCTCAAGGACTTAGAGGGCGGACGCCCAAAGCCGTGGCATTCTTGCACGCACATAAAGTCTAGCCTCGACGACGGCACCTTTGCGGGTGTCCTGCCGGCTGGGAACTCGACGGTGGCCACCACCGACTGCTCTGTGGTCGTGGTCGTCAACGACAACGTCGGGCAGTACGTCTACGACCTGCTAGCAGTGACCATCGAAATCGGCTCTTGCAGCGACATCACGCTGGAGACCGTCGACGACTACGCCAGGCAAAGCCAGCAGAACAGCCCGGACGCCATACTCTCGTACATCAAGAGTTCCGCCATGCTGTTCAACTCGGAGTTTTACAAACGATGCAACCGCCCCGGCAGACCAACTGGGACCACAAATTTGAGCCGCGACGCTGACGTCTTCGACGACTACATCGGCTATCTGAAGAACAGCCCCGTGACCACTGAGAACGAACTTCACAATGCGATCAGCGTCCTCCAGGTGCTCATCCCAGACAACAACTCCGCTACGACAGAAAACTTCACAGATGCGGTGATTGAGCTCATGGATGACTATGCCAGCGCCTTCTCCAAGCTGACTTCAATTGAGAGCAACTGGAGGATCGCGGACCTAACTGCCACCATTGGGGGAGAACTTATTGACGGACTGACCGCACTGCTTGACCTCAAGGCCCCTACCCCTCAGGAACTACCAGTAGAAGTACCAGGCGATTTCCATGTAAGTGGTGTGGTTTGCCTTAGACGGCAGACTTTAAATAGCCACGGTCAATTTGAAGGCAGTCAAAAGTAATTGAGGAATCGCTTTAACGCACTCTTTCAACAAAGCACCTATATACGGGTCGTGTAATGTCCTGTTGCATGGGCGCTTGACGTCTTTGAACACGTGATCCCGCAACCATTGAGTGTGCTCTGGCTTCCCTTTCACATACGGTAAACTATGTTTCCTTATGATTTAGTACTCAGAACGAAGTCTGCAGTGaaccaatacattttttttatttcctgacCTCGAGTCAACATGGGAAAATGTGTCTGCAAAAAAGACGCATTGTCGGGTCATTATCACAAATACAAGTGCAGTCCACTGCGACGATGCGTACGTACAAGCTTCGTTTGGTtgtctcttcctgtttctctcttGATTTTGGATTTGCCTCACAGAAACTCAtttattttaaagggacactgccTGCAGAAATCACAATCTCTAGCTCTCGCTTACTCGTTCTGCAGGGTAATCGAACGTCGCAGTTTCCAGAAGATATTTCTTTCACGTGAAGCATGCCACAATTTGCGTCATATGTGCAACATGTTATTCTATACAGTCAATAAAGGTGACACAGACCAGTCACGATTTCGGTGCAGTTAAGTCATTCAACTTCACTGGCACCTCCTGAGTGAACTAAGTTGCCCTCAGGGTGCGTCGTATGGCGTCAGAGCCGGCAGCGCCATCTCTTGGCTTTCCGAATTGTAACCGCCGTAAATAGTCCGCCGACGGACGGTAGACAACTCGTGCAACcgtagcgcaatgccatagccaatTAGCTAGCGCGCGGCAGGTAAGGAAAACCCATTTTAAGTCGCGCTAGTAAACGTCATGCATTATATATGTCACAGTGACCTCACACCTATACGAAATTATCTCTCTCTCCAGCACAATTGCACTGAAGGAAGGCGTCAAGTGTATAGATATTGTCAGTAGCGACAGCGCCTCAGTTTCGGCATGGAAGCTTTGCTTGCAGTGAAgttgacaatgaaaaaaaaaacaaaaaagaaaaaaatgcttcttAACGACGCATGGCGTAGTAGGTGATGAGTGTACTCCTTCTCGGCTCGGAGCGCCGACTCAGTATGCCGCCGCGTAATCCACTGCTCATGGATAGGTTCATTTCACTGTCATTCCAACTATTCGTACGATAGCTGCGCCTAACAAGCATCATCAAGCATGAGGGCGCTTAACGATCCGCCTTACAGCCCTGAAGTGGTTGTTGCCCCTTCTTGTAAGCAAAGTCTTCTTTGGAGCTATCAGAATAATTTGACGTGCGTGGGATTTGGGTACCTCGCCAATCCTGGCTATTTGGCTATCGTCAAATCAGACATTATGAGGTCTTATAAGTGCACGTAGGACCAGACGCACATACATACAAACAAAGGCGTCAAAATGAAGCCTAGAACAAAAAAAACCGCACCAAGATATTGTTGAGCTTTGTACAGAAAAGTATTGTCCCATAACTGGCGGAAGTACGGAATGACGCACAGATgcgctcgttaattcaaactacGTGCATAATGCCGTAACCGCGAATGTGGTTTTACTCAACTAAAAAAAATGGCCCGAACCCAGAGGCTGTGCAGTCTCAAAATGTGCCCGGAAAGTATATACAGCAGTTTAACCACCAAACCACATGGCACACTAGtgggccaaaaaaaaaagaccttttCTTTCTTGGATGTCAACCGCTGTTCACTCGCCTTTTTATTTTCAACCTAAAGGGCGTCCTCCGTCATGGGCCCCTCAATAAGCAAGGTCACAGATTCACTGACAAGTGCTTGGCAAACAGCATCATAGGCGCACAAAACATGCATAGTTCTGTCATCACTACGCTTTTCTCGTGCCTACAGACGAAATGGTCATTAAAGGGAGCGTTCATACATCCGACGTGTCAGCATCGTGTACCAAGATACCATGCATTGTGAATGTGCCGCGAAAGTCAATTTATGCTCATTTCAACTGATTCCTTGCCCATTGCCCAAGGATTAAGCAAGTCGCTTCTGCTCCTCCGTTTGAAATGGCTATGATAAACTCGAAACTTGCTGTTTATTCAAACGTCAAAGCGACAATTTTTCTAAGGAGCGATATTAATCATTAAGAACGGTTAAGAACGGTTTGTACGGCGTTGTGTATCTCACAGCGTGCAGGTTTAGGCTTCTGTGTGGGATTTAAAATGAAATTGGAAAATTCCTGCGAAGAGAAAACCGACAAAACATTGAAAATTCCCACCCGCATAAGTAGGTCACGTGTACGCAAACTTTTCTACTTGCTGCCCATAAAATTCTATTAGCAATGCTGTTGAGGTAAAAGGTAACCGTTAAATAGAAATACTTTTCACAAGAACGGGAAGCAGCAATTGCGGAACTTATAGCTGAtgtttgttatttctttttcagcCCGATTCCGAGTGCGGAACTGTGGCGAAACTGGTTCACAATGTTGCCCGAGTAGCCGCGGGTGTGTCACGCGTGGTGGACACCGAGCAGAACGACGCGAAAATCAACGCCAGGGACTACGAAGTGTGGATTCGAGAGTCTCAAAGACGAGGCTTCCTCGGCACATCCGGTGGCAGCAGGGTTCGCGTCGAAGGCAGCGTCGACGCACAAACGGCCATAGTGTTTCCGTCTAATCCATTTCGATGTCACGAGACGGCAAAGCTGATAAACACCCAGGTTGTAGGCGTCGAGGCGGCACGAGGCCCCGCAGAAACTCCCTTCAGCGTCCGTGTGCCTACGGAGAGCTACTTGAAAAGGCCAACACCACTCGACTGGGACGGACACGTGAGCACCTACGAAACATCGTTCTCAAACGTTTCCATGCACGTGATTAACGTGACCGAAGCAGGCGTGTTCTTGAAGATCGACGTGTTCACCTTCGACGCCCAAACAAGATTCGTAACCGCCGTCGTCTCTGGTCGACGTCCTTCCAGGTTGGACTTCCTCGAGCAGAACAGGTTTCATCTTGCAagcaacgtgccacacgagaaCCGAATCGAATTTGTCCAGAAGCCTGCCCTGGTCACGGTGGCTGTTATACCGCTTACTAACAGTGCGAAAGCCAGGTTACTTGACCCGTATCGCAGGAGGGGTGACGAGAACGGCAGCGCGACTTACACGATGAAGTCGCACTTCTACAGCTGCCTTTTCTGGAACAACACGGAACAAGCGTACTCGAGTTCAGGATGCCGCGTTCTCGCGGATTCTGACGAACAGTTTGTTCACTGCGCTTGCGAGCACAACTCCATTTTCGCGGGCGGATTGTTCATCGCTCCGCACCCGATCGACTTCACCGATTTGGGTTCCCTTCTGTTGACCATGTCGAGAAACGTCGTGATGGCCGTAATTATATCAGCGGTGTGGCTCGTCTATTTGCTGGTCATGGTGTGGGCTGCGAAGCAAGACGCGCTAGACGAAGGCGCCGCGGGCATAGAGTACCTCGCAGAGAACGAGCAGGACGATGCGTTTGGCTATCTCGTATCTGTGTACACGTGGTTCCTCAAGGGCTCTGGGACCACCAGCCGAGTACTTCTCGTTGTCCACGGGTCTGACGACGAATCCCGTGAAGTGGTCCTTCGCGACGGCGCGCGAAACCCATTGGCGCTTCAGGCCGGTGGCCGAGACTGGTACTTTCTAAGCCATCCGTCAAGCCTTGGAGATGTTGAGGCCATTTCTTTGACCCTGGAGCTGAAGGGCTACGAGACCTCCTGGCACTTGAGCACAGTTGTCGTGAGGGACCTTCAAACGGCCTCACAGGTGGTTTTCATCCTCGACGACGTGCTGACCCCGGACGCGTACAAAGGAGCTTCGACCTTTACCTTCCACGTTGCCGACGAGGGGAGTCTTCGCAACCCGTGGCGAATCTTCACCGCCAGAATCATCCGCTACTTTCGCGAGGAGCACCTCATCTTCAGCATTTTCAGCCGCTTGCCGACCAGCAACTTCACACGCAAGCAGCGTGCCTCTCTAGCCCTGGTGCTCGTCACCACGGGCATGATGGTGAG
This genomic window from Dermacentor albipictus isolate Rhodes 1998 colony chromosome 9, USDA_Dalb.pri_finalv2, whole genome shotgun sequence contains:
- the LOC135915000 gene encoding polycystin-1-like isoform X2, whose product is MRWSPTVLWLAVVCWPAAVVWTLETRNVSHPIRGSHARASRFRPAPVLRHGCHGTQFEFAHTCDYDGSRWSSNDDAFQIVPAQRFQHASIRARIDRFEAIMLAQPQYVDILFYDAYYTWGDVLSVPGPSAYEKVPGKDFNVRLSKVINDTERNYLSWTLNHTYAFSGDYYLTAALQNRTSRDIERVSVTKVTVVDEAHRCRPRLQVDGLGPCGRPLPVSAQRPALVWVRSGVSGHCSRPLVARTGVQFVVLYGRDQGQAPVVQCSGSTGPLESCAPGNSPPDCTYKVTVDKSCLRQGETAKVVLRQMWRGKTDVLIEALAVGYLTASSSALHASIDGAPLVALSDVETLVLNGSGSRHLEKPGQALAFSWSCDQCDKNESLYQAFIKKQPDREVIEITDELQYGSTQILNFLLRVSSDSDNDSATIRVRVPGDQDDMMALSCPCSEFGVLSSEDLVVEARPQRTKLWNTSYPLVTWQIRGPTAQDAGVHRVPPGCLVEQRGAVLLMPAGYITSITASAWNQRPQAEVHFVLTHELFEGQGLREQSDLPPTKGHCQVNPKKGVAVKTTFHVSCTGFADPEGASLSYGFYFCSHAPNRLKDLEGGRPKPWHSCTHIKSSLDDGTFAGVLPAGNSTVATTDCSVVVVVNDNVGQYVYDLLAVTIEIGSCSDITLETVDDYARQSQQNSPDAILSYIKSSAMLFNSEFYKRCNRPGRPTGTTNLSRDADVFDDYIGYLKNSPVTTENELHNAISVLQVLIPDNNSATTENFTDAVIELMDDYASAFSKLTSIESNWRIADLTATIGGELIDGLTALLDLKAPTPQELPVEVPGDFHPDSECGTVAKLVHNVARVAAGVSRVVDTEQNDAKINARDYEVWIRESQRRGFLGTSGGSRVRVEGSVDAQTAIVFPSNPFRCHETAKLINTQVVGVEAARGPAETPFSVRVPTESYLKRPTPLDWDGHVSTYETSFSNVSMHVINVTEAGVFLKIDVFTFDAQTRFVTAVVSGRRPSRLDFLEQNRFHLASNVPHENRIEFVQKPALVTVAVIPLTNSAKARLLDPYRRRGDENGSATYTMKSHFYSCLFWNNTEQAYSSSGCRVLADSDEQFVHCACEHNSIFAGGLFIAPHPIDFTDLGSLLLTMSRNVVMAVIISAVWLVYLLVMVWAAKQDALDEGAAGIEYLAENEQDDAFGYLVSVYTWFLKGSGTTSRVLLVVHGSDDESREVVLRDGARNPLALQAGGRDWYFLSHPSSLGDVEAISLTLELKGYETSWHLSTVVVRDLQTASQVVFILDDVLTPDAYKGASTFTFHVADEGSLRNPWRIFTARIIRYFREEHLIFSIFSRLPTSNFTRKQRASLALVLVTTGMMVSLMFYGLDADEEEYFNWRFLYTLLELPTRRELVIALQSTILVTPFAFLVVFLLEKSRPLAFRRKPTVPKVYVEDVVEDWVHDTDTSTGSAKTGQVPRELLTSSVQLPLFPTWVSVFAWLLCLSASLVASVLVILYGLTYGYRRSLSWVRCNFINMLLGEFVVSPLKILCLSAVMACVLKAPVEMENIPVRFIE
- the LOC135915000 gene encoding polycystin-1-like isoform X3 yields the protein MRWSPTVLWLAVVCWPAAVVWTLETRNVSHPIRGSHARASRFRPAPVLRHGCHGTQFEFAHTCDYDGSRWSSNDDAFQIVPAQRFQHASIRARIDRFEAIMLAQPQYVDILFYDAYYTWGDVLSVPGPSAYEKVPGKDFNVRLSKVINDTERNYLSWTLNHTYAFSGDYYLTAALQNRTSRDIERVSVTKVTVVDEAHRCRPRLQVDGLGPCGRPLPVSAQRPALVWVRSGVSGHCSRPLVARTGVQFVVLYGRDQGQAPVVQCSGSTGPLESCAPGNSPPDCTYKVTVDKSCLRQGETAKVVLRQMWRGKTDVLIEALAVGYLTASSSALHASIDGAPLVALSDVETLVLNGSGSRHLEKPGQALAFSWSCDQCDKNESLYQAFIKKQPDREMALSCPCSEFGVLSSEDLVVEARPQRTKLWNTSYPLVTWQIRGPTAQDAGVHRVPPGCLVEQRGAVLLMPAGYITRSGPHNITASAWNQRPQAEVHFVLTHELFEGQGLREQSDLPPTKGHCQVNPKKGVAVKTTFHVSCTGFADPEGASLSYGFYFCSHAPNRLKDLEGGRPKPWHSCTHIKSSLDDGTFAGVLPAGNSTVATTDCSVVVVVNDNVGQYVYDLLAVTIEIGSCSDITLETVDDYARQSQQNSPDAILSYIKSSAMLFNSEFYKRCNRPGRPTGTTNLSRDADVFDDYIGYLKNSPVTTENELHNAISVLQVLIPDNNSATTENFTDAVIELMDDYASAFSKLTSIESNWRIADLTATIGGELIDGLTALLDLKAPTPQELPVEVPGDFHPDSECGTVAKLVHNVARVAAGVSRVVDTEQNDAKINARDYEVWIRESQRRGFLGTSGGSRVRVEGSVDAQTAIVFPSNPFRCHETAKLINTQVVGVEAARGPAETPFSVRVPTESYLKRPTPLDWDGHVSTYETSFSNVSMHVINVTEAGVFLKIDVFTFDAQTRFVTAVVSGRRPSRLDFLEQNRFHLASNVPHENRIEFVQKPALVTVAVIPLTNSAKARLLDPYRRRGDENGSATYTMKSHFYSCLFWNNTEQAYSSSGCRVLADSDEQFVHCACEHNSIFAGGLFIAPHPIDFTDLGSLLLTMSRNVVMAVIISAVWLVYLLVMVWAAKQDALDEGAAGIEYLAENEQDDAFGYLVSVYTWFLKGSGTTSRVLLVVHGSDDESREVVLRDGARNPLALQAGGRDWYFLSHPSSLGDVEAISLTLELKGYETSWHLSTVVVRDLQTASQVVFILDDVLTPDAYKGASTFTFHVADEGSLRNPWRIFTARIIRYFREEHLIFSIFSRLPTSNFTRKQRASLALVLVTTGMMVSLMFYGLDADEEEYFNWRFLYTLLELPTRRELVIALQSTILVTPFAFLVVFLLEKSRPLAFRRKPTVPKVYVEDVVEDWVHDTDTSTGSAKTGQVPRELLTSSVQLPLFPTWVSVFAWLLCLSASLVASVLVILYGLTYGYRRSLSWVRCNFINMLLGEFVVSPLKILCLSAVMACVLKAPVEMENIPVRFIE
- the LOC135915000 gene encoding polycystin-1-like isoform X1 — protein: MRWSPTVLWLAVVCWPAAVVWTLETRNVSHPIRGSHARASRFRPAPVLRHGCHGTQFEFAHTCDYDGSRWSSNDDAFQIVPAQRFQHASIRARIDRFEAIMLAQPQYVDILFYDAYYTWGDVLSVPGPSAYEKVPGKDFNVRLSKVINDTERNYLSWTLNHTYAFSGDYYLTAALQNRTSRDIERVSVTKVTVVDEAHRCRPRLQVDGLGPCGRPLPVSAQRPALVWVRSGVSGHCSRPLVARTGVQFVVLYGRDQGQAPVVQCSGSTGPLESCAPGNSPPDCTYKVTVDKSCLRQGETAKVVLRQMWRGKTDVLIEALAVGYLTASSSALHASIDGAPLVALSDVETLVLNGSGSRHLEKPGQALAFSWSCDQCDKNESLYQAFIKKQPDREVIEITDELQYGSTQILNFLLRVSSDSDNDSATIRVRVPGDQDDMMALSCPCSEFGVLSSEDLVVEARPQRTKLWNTSYPLVTWQIRGPTAQDAGVHRVPPGCLVEQRGAVLLMPAGYITRSGPHNITASAWNQRPQAEVHFVLTHELFEGQGLREQSDLPPTKGHCQVNPKKGVAVKTTFHVSCTGFADPEGASLSYGFYFCSHAPNRLKDLEGGRPKPWHSCTHIKSSLDDGTFAGVLPAGNSTVATTDCSVVVVVNDNVGQYVYDLLAVTIEIGSCSDITLETVDDYARQSQQNSPDAILSYIKSSAMLFNSEFYKRCNRPGRPTGTTNLSRDADVFDDYIGYLKNSPVTTENELHNAISVLQVLIPDNNSATTENFTDAVIELMDDYASAFSKLTSIESNWRIADLTATIGGELIDGLTALLDLKAPTPQELPVEVPGDFHPDSECGTVAKLVHNVARVAAGVSRVVDTEQNDAKINARDYEVWIRESQRRGFLGTSGGSRVRVEGSVDAQTAIVFPSNPFRCHETAKLINTQVVGVEAARGPAETPFSVRVPTESYLKRPTPLDWDGHVSTYETSFSNVSMHVINVTEAGVFLKIDVFTFDAQTRFVTAVVSGRRPSRLDFLEQNRFHLASNVPHENRIEFVQKPALVTVAVIPLTNSAKARLLDPYRRRGDENGSATYTMKSHFYSCLFWNNTEQAYSSSGCRVLADSDEQFVHCACEHNSIFAGGLFIAPHPIDFTDLGSLLLTMSRNVVMAVIISAVWLVYLLVMVWAAKQDALDEGAAGIEYLAENEQDDAFGYLVSVYTWFLKGSGTTSRVLLVVHGSDDESREVVLRDGARNPLALQAGGRDWYFLSHPSSLGDVEAISLTLELKGYETSWHLSTVVVRDLQTASQVVFILDDVLTPDAYKGASTFTFHVADEGSLRNPWRIFTARIIRYFREEHLIFSIFSRLPTSNFTRKQRASLALVLVTTGMMVSLMFYGLDADEEEYFNWRFLYTLLELPTRRELVIALQSTILVTPFAFLVVFLLEKSRPLAFRRKPTVPKVYVEDVVEDWVHDTDTSTGSAKTGQVPRELLTSSVQLPLFPTWVSVFAWLLCLSASLVASVLVILYGLTYGYRRSLSWVRCNFINMLLGEFVVSPLKILCLSAVMACVLKAPVEMENIPVRFIE